CATGGGAGAGTAAGCCAGGATGCTGATCCCCTCTTGTTGGCAGAAGGGCAGGAGATCCTTTTCCACCTGCCGCCAAAAAAGGGAGTAAGGGGGTTGAAGACTTTCTATTGGACCGAACCGGCCGGCCTCCTGGAGTTGTTGAAGTGAGAAGTTGGATACCCCGATAGCCCTTATCTTCCCCGCTTCTTTCAGGTCGGTCATGGCCCGCATGGTTTCCTCGATGGGCACCTTCTTGGTGCCCCAGGAGCCCGAGGGCCAGTGGATCTGGTAAAGATCGATCCAGTCCGTTTTCAGCCTTTCAAGGGAACGGTTACAGGCGGCGATGACCTGGTCATAGGTTAGGTGGTTGGCAAATACCTTGGTGGCAAGGACGGCCTCCTTCCTTACGGGTCTGATGATCTTCCCAAGAAGACTTTCCGAATAACCCCGGCCGTATTCCTCGGCCGTATCAAAGGTGGTAACGCCCGCGTCGAAGGCCGAGCGTATCGCCTTTTCGATC
This portion of the Deltaproteobacteria bacterium genome encodes:
- a CDS encoding aldo/keto reductase; its protein translation is MEKRPLGRSEVFITPIIMGTWQAGKKMWVGIDDKEIEKAIRSAFDAGVTTFDTAEEYGRGYSESLLGKIIRPVRKEAVLATKVFANHLTYDQVIAACNRSLERLKTDWIDLYQIHWPSGSWGTKKVPIEETMRAMTDLKEAGKIRAIGVSNFSLQQLQEAGRFGPIESLQPPYSLFWRQVEKDLLPFCQQEGISILAYSPMCQGLLTGKFRPGHRFAKGDHRVRNRLFQGDHFIRAQEALSRLKPIADRKGVTLGQLALAWVIAQPGTSAIAGARNADQAIQNALAAEIKLTDAELSEMDAISRIVTDHLDDNPVLWTT